A single region of the Streptomyces sp. ITFR-16 genome encodes:
- a CDS encoding ABC transporter ATP-binding protein: MTARLTARELTLRYGDRVVSTRLSLDIPDGAFTAIVGPNACGKSTLLSALVRLLRPASGQVELDGREVGGYATKALARQLGFLPQDPLAPEDIKVRQLVGRGRFPHQSMLALWSAEDKEAVDEAMAAAGVEDLGERPVQELSGGQRQRVWMAMVLAQQTPYLLLDEPTSFLDITHQYQLLGLLARLRNEGRTVVAVLHDINQACRFADHLIAMKGGTVIAEGDPGDIVDAALIKDVFDLPSVIVPDPVTGTPMIVPTLQGE; the protein is encoded by the coding sequence GTGACCGCACGCCTGACAGCGCGGGAGCTCACCCTGCGCTACGGAGACCGGGTCGTGTCCACACGGCTCAGCCTCGACATCCCCGACGGGGCGTTCACCGCCATCGTCGGCCCCAACGCCTGCGGAAAATCAACCCTGTTGAGCGCACTGGTCCGGCTGCTCCGGCCGGCCTCCGGGCAGGTGGAACTCGACGGACGCGAGGTCGGCGGCTACGCCACCAAGGCCCTGGCCAGACAACTCGGCTTCCTGCCGCAGGACCCGCTGGCGCCCGAGGACATCAAGGTCCGCCAACTGGTGGGCCGGGGACGGTTCCCGCACCAGTCGATGCTGGCGCTCTGGTCGGCCGAGGACAAGGAGGCGGTCGACGAGGCGATGGCCGCCGCCGGTGTCGAGGACCTCGGCGAACGCCCCGTGCAGGAACTGTCCGGCGGACAGCGGCAACGGGTGTGGATGGCCATGGTCCTCGCCCAGCAGACGCCCTACCTGCTCCTGGACGAACCCACGTCCTTCCTGGACATCACCCACCAGTACCAACTGCTCGGCCTGCTGGCCAGGCTGCGCAACGAGGGCCGCACCGTGGTCGCGGTCCTGCACGACATCAACCAGGCCTGCCGCTTCGCCGACCACCTGATCGCCATGAAGGGCGGCACGGTGATCGCCGAGGGAGACCCCGGGGACATCGTGGACGCCGCCCTCATCAAGGACGTCTTCGACCTGCCGAGCGTCATCGTCCCCGACCCCGTGACCGGCACACCGATGATCGTTCCCACCCTT
- a CDS encoding iron chelate uptake ABC transporter family permease subunit, whose product MLGLGLLGLCYGASWSSPSRVFAVLTGSEHSVVIRDWRLPRVLAGVVFGLALGVAGAIFQNLTRNPMGSPDVIGLDAGAYTGALVAITVLSGTSAQLAVGSVLGGLVVAAAIYLLSLEHGFSGLRLVVIGIAVNAMVTAINSWIVLRSELEVAIAAVGWSAGSLNGVGWDDLGIPFAVIAVLLILMTARAHAMHQASLGDAVAVTTGVGLDRLRLLMVLVGVGCTATVTAVAGPIAFIALAAPQIGRRLAGAAGVPLLPAALTGAVLLQGADLIAQMLLAPVALPVGVVSTAIGGCYLIWLLTKEVRRA is encoded by the coding sequence ATGCTGGGCCTGGGCCTGCTGGGGCTGTGTTACGGGGCGTCATGGTCGTCCCCCAGCCGGGTGTTCGCCGTGCTGACCGGCTCGGAGCACTCCGTGGTGATCCGGGACTGGCGGCTGCCGCGCGTGCTGGCCGGAGTCGTCTTCGGCCTCGCGCTCGGGGTGGCGGGGGCGATCTTCCAGAACCTCACCCGCAACCCGATGGGCAGCCCGGATGTCATCGGCCTCGACGCCGGCGCCTACACCGGAGCCCTGGTCGCCATCACCGTCCTGTCCGGCACCTCCGCGCAACTGGCCGTCGGCTCGGTGCTCGGCGGACTCGTCGTCGCGGCCGCGATCTATCTGCTCTCGCTCGAACACGGCTTCTCCGGGCTGCGGCTGGTGGTGATCGGCATCGCGGTCAACGCGATGGTGACCGCGATCAACTCATGGATCGTGCTGCGCTCCGAGCTGGAGGTGGCGATCGCCGCCGTCGGCTGGAGCGCCGGTTCGCTCAACGGTGTGGGCTGGGACGACCTGGGCATCCCGTTCGCGGTCATCGCCGTCCTGCTGATCCTGATGACCGCACGGGCCCACGCCATGCACCAGGCCTCCCTCGGTGACGCCGTCGCCGTCACCACCGGGGTCGGTCTCGACCGGCTGCGGCTGCTCATGGTGCTGGTCGGCGTCGGCTGCACGGCCACGGTGACGGCGGTGGCCGGGCCGATCGCGTTCATCGCGCTGGCCGCCCCGCAGATCGGGCGCAGGCTCGCCGGAGCGGCCGGAGTGCCGCTGCTCCCGGCCGCGCTGACCGGGGCGGTGCTCCTCCAGGGCGCCGACCTGATCGCCCAGATGCTGCTGGCGCCCGTCGCGCTGCCCGTCGGCGTGGTGAGCACCGCGATCGGCGGTTGCTATCTGATCTGGCTGCTGACCAAGGAGGTGAGGCGCGCGTGA
- a CDS encoding iron chelate uptake ABC transporter family permease subunit — MTVAGRAPRAAKTRRAVPQAGLLVGGLILLAAVAVLSMGVGARHVPPSEVVRALLDFRGTDDQVIVRDVRAPRALLAVAVGAALAVAGSLIQTLARNPLAEPGILGVTAGAGFAVTVGSALGLATGQAGELGFAVVGSVLAALLVAAVGQRSPLRLVLTGVALTAILGGVALGMRLMLPDVFDTYRFWSVGSLAGREQAPLALPLTAIGVCLLGAVLLSRALNALTLGESVAQTLGASVGRVRGAALVLITVLSGAATAVAGPILFVGLIVPHLARKPAAGSVPWLILYTMVLGPILLLGADIASRVLLPTGEVPVAIVTAFLGGPMLIWAVRRYGAGSL, encoded by the coding sequence CGTGCCGCAGGCCGGCCTGCTCGTCGGCGGACTGATCCTGCTGGCCGCCGTCGCCGTGCTGAGCATGGGCGTCGGGGCCCGCCACGTTCCTCCCTCGGAAGTCGTGCGGGCACTGCTGGACTTCCGGGGGACCGATGACCAGGTGATCGTCCGCGACGTCCGGGCGCCGCGCGCGCTGCTGGCCGTCGCGGTCGGCGCCGCCCTCGCGGTGGCCGGCTCCCTGATCCAGACGCTCGCCCGCAATCCGCTGGCCGAGCCCGGCATCCTCGGCGTCACCGCGGGCGCCGGGTTCGCCGTCACCGTCGGCTCGGCGCTCGGCCTGGCCACCGGCCAGGCGGGCGAACTGGGCTTCGCGGTCGTCGGCTCCGTCCTCGCGGCCCTGCTGGTCGCCGCGGTCGGACAGCGCTCGCCCCTGCGCCTCGTGCTCACCGGGGTCGCCCTCACCGCGATCCTGGGCGGCGTCGCGCTGGGCATGCGGCTGATGCTCCCGGATGTCTTCGACACCTACCGGTTCTGGTCGGTCGGCTCGCTGGCCGGCCGCGAACAGGCCCCGCTGGCGCTGCCGTTGACCGCGATCGGGGTGTGCCTGCTCGGGGCGGTGCTGCTGAGCAGGGCGCTCAACGCCCTCACCCTGGGCGAGAGCGTGGCCCAGACGCTCGGCGCGAGCGTGGGCCGGGTCCGGGGCGCCGCCCTCGTCCTGATCACCGTGCTCAGCGGGGCGGCGACCGCCGTCGCGGGACCGATCCTGTTCGTCGGGCTGATCGTGCCCCACCTCGCCCGCAAGCCGGCGGCCGGCTCGGTGCCCTGGCTCATCCTCTACACGATGGTGCTGGGCCCGATCCTGCTGCTCGGCGCCGACATCGCCTCCCGGGTACTGCTGCCCACCGGCGAGGTGCCGGTGGCCATCGTGACCGCCTTCCTCGGCGGACCCATGCTGATCTGGGCCGTCCGCCGCTACGGAGCTGGTTCGCTGTGA